One genomic window of Pseudomonas sp. LFM046 includes the following:
- a CDS encoding glycosyltransferase family 39 protein, with the protein MRLIRSQRSSLLLLLLLAAAMISAGLGMRQPSNVDEERFLGVALEMIQSGDWLIPHRAAEIYPDKPPLFMWAIALLNQLGVSPTIALFLPALLAGVVTTACLHDLASRLWNRRVGMIAGLLFLATYQTYSIQRAGQIDGFLCLWTAIGLYGMARHLLLGPAWGWFYAACAAMGFGIISKGVGFLPALMLIPYAYAARKGWSGVARMPGESRAWLLGLLVALAAIATWLVPLVVKVALFGDEASRAYLSEILLKQTAKRYASAWHHREPFWFFFTQVIPKYWLPMVLALPWLVPAWRRKLAGKDGRYLVLLGWVVLVLLFFSLSSGKRKLYIYPALPGLILAVAPLVPWLLRRWFAQRPRGRQIFIGLAVLWFFAWFARGFIEPVKEGVNARQALMQQVADTSGGGDLVLTNWREGHWLFARQPLVHFGVNASHQAEKAAEWLRNNPTSHALIRPADLERCFKADKAKRVGDGDDEDWYLVQADADNGQCHDSEATAPYRFTWNTPLD; encoded by the coding sequence ATGCGCTTGATCCGTTCCCAACGCAGCTCCCTGCTGCTCCTGCTGTTGCTGGCCGCAGCCATGATCAGCGCCGGCCTGGGCATGCGCCAGCCGTCCAACGTGGACGAGGAGCGCTTCCTGGGCGTCGCCCTGGAAATGATCCAGAGCGGCGACTGGCTGATCCCCCATCGCGCCGCCGAGATCTACCCGGACAAGCCGCCGCTGTTCATGTGGGCCATCGCCCTGCTGAACCAGCTCGGCGTGTCGCCGACCATCGCCCTGTTCCTGCCGGCCCTGCTGGCCGGGGTGGTCACCACCGCCTGCCTGCACGACCTGGCCTCGCGCCTGTGGAACCGCCGGGTGGGGATGATCGCCGGCCTGCTGTTCCTCGCCACTTACCAGACCTACAGCATCCAGCGCGCCGGACAGATCGACGGGTTCCTCTGCCTCTGGACCGCCATCGGCCTCTACGGCATGGCCCGGCACCTCTTGCTCGGCCCGGCCTGGGGCTGGTTCTACGCCGCCTGCGCAGCCATGGGCTTCGGCATCATCAGCAAGGGCGTGGGCTTCCTCCCGGCGCTGATGCTGATTCCCTACGCCTATGCGGCCCGCAAGGGCTGGAGCGGCGTGGCGCGGATGCCGGGCGAAAGCCGTGCCTGGCTGCTCGGCCTGCTGGTCGCCCTGGCGGCGATCGCCACCTGGCTCGTGCCCCTGGTGGTGAAGGTGGCGCTGTTCGGCGATGAAGCCAGCCGCGCGTACCTCAGCGAGATCCTCCTGAAGCAGACCGCCAAGCGTTACGCCAGCGCCTGGCATCACCGCGAGCCTTTCTGGTTCTTCTTCACCCAGGTGATTCCCAAGTACTGGCTGCCCATGGTCCTCGCCCTGCCGTGGCTGGTTCCCGCCTGGCGCCGCAAGCTGGCCGGCAAGGACGGCCGCTACCTGGTGCTGCTGGGCTGGGTGGTGTTGGTGCTGCTGTTCTTCAGCCTCAGCAGCGGCAAGCGCAAGCTCTACATCTACCCGGCCTTGCCAGGCCTGATCCTGGCGGTCGCACCCCTGGTGCCCTGGCTGCTGCGCCGCTGGTTCGCCCAGCGCCCGCGCGGACGGCAGATCTTCATCGGCCTGGCCGTTCTGTGGTTCTTCGCCTGGTTCGCCCGCGGATTCATCGAGCCCGTCAAGGAAGGGGTCAACGCGCGCCAGGCCCTGATGCAGCAAGTGGCCGATACCAGCGGCGGTGGCGATCTGGTGCTGACCAACTGGCGCGAGGGCCACTGGCTCTTCGCCCGCCAGCCGCTGGTGCACTTTGGCGTGAACGCGTCGCACCAGGCTGAAAAGGCCGCCGAATGGCTGCGCAACAACCCCACCAGCCATGCCCTGATCCGCCCCGCCGACCTCGAGCGTTGTTTCAAGGCCGACAAGGCCAAGCGGGTCGGCGATGGCGACGATGAAGACTGGTACCTGGTGCAGGCCGATGCCGACAACGGCCAGTGCCACGACAGCGAGGCCACCGCGCCTTACCGCTTCACCTGGAACACCCCGCTAGATTGA
- a CDS encoding VTT domain-containing protein — protein MENQSGQLALSARADDAQPKQATSMMSVRIILKGLGLILSLALLGYLFDTSDLGNAINEAWIDAHIRGHGLEGTLLFLAMGALFTAVGLPRQIIAFLAGYAFGLLPGTLLGTLAALLGCLTTFLYARLFGRGLLRDRLGKRAARFDQFIHEHPFSMTLLIRLLPVGSNVLTNLAAGISSTRMAPFLAASFAGFLPQSLVFALVGSGINVAPTLRIGLAVVLFLVSGMLGAYLYHRHRHGLSIDDKVDAALGEANQS, from the coding sequence ATGGAAAACCAATCCGGTCAGTTGGCACTCTCCGCTCGCGCGGATGACGCCCAGCCGAAGCAGGCCACATCCATGATGAGTGTGCGCATCATCCTCAAGGGGCTCGGGCTGATCCTCAGCCTGGCCCTGTTGGGCTATCTGTTCGACACCAGCGACCTCGGCAACGCGATCAATGAAGCCTGGATCGATGCCCACATTCGCGGCCACGGCCTCGAAGGCACCCTGCTATTCCTGGCCATGGGCGCTCTGTTCACCGCGGTAGGCCTGCCCCGGCAGATCATCGCCTTCCTCGCCGGCTATGCCTTCGGCCTGCTCCCCGGCACCCTGCTGGGGACCCTCGCGGCGCTGCTGGGCTGCCTCACCACCTTCCTCTACGCCCGGCTGTTCGGCCGCGGCCTGCTGCGCGACCGCCTCGGCAAGCGTGCTGCCCGCTTCGACCAGTTCATCCACGAACATCCGTTCTCGATGACGCTGCTGATCCGTCTCCTGCCGGTGGGCAGCAATGTGCTGACCAACCTGGCCGCCGGCATCTCCAGCACCCGCATGGCGCCGTTCCTGGCCGCCAGCTTCGCAGGTTTCCTGCCGCAGTCCCTGGTCTTCGCCCTCGTGGGCAGCGGCATCAACGTCGCGCCGACGCTGCGAATCGGCCTGGCGGTCGTGCTGTTCCTGGTCTCCGGGATGCTCGGCGCCTACCTGTATCACCGCCATCGCCACGGCCTGAGCATCGATGACAAGGTTGACGCCGCGCTGGGAGAAGCGAATCAATCGTGA
- a CDS encoding glycosyltransferase family 2 protein translates to MSNTPYLSVLIPAKNEAENLPSLLEEVRQALSGESFEVIVVDDGSTDNTASHLLAMKRAGYPQLRVLSHDRSLGQSTSIYHAAKAARGTWLVTLDGDGQNDPADIPGMLAIVRAPEAPLNLKLIAGHRVNRRDTASKRWASRFANRLRGYLLKDNTPDTGCGLKMIEREAFLQLPYFDHMHRFIPALIQRHQGGMLVHPVNHRPRGAGISKYGNLDRALVGILDLFGVWWLIRRTRFNTTPRELEG, encoded by the coding sequence ATGTCGAACACGCCCTACCTCTCCGTATTGATCCCGGCCAAGAACGAGGCCGAGAACCTGCCCTCGCTTCTGGAAGAGGTTCGCCAGGCGCTGTCCGGCGAATCCTTCGAGGTGATCGTGGTCGACGACGGCAGCACCGATAACACCGCGTCGCACCTGCTGGCCATGAAGCGCGCCGGCTATCCGCAACTGCGCGTGCTCAGCCATGACCGCTCGCTGGGCCAGAGCACGTCGATCTATCACGCCGCCAAGGCCGCCCGGGGCACCTGGCTGGTCACCCTCGACGGCGACGGCCAGAACGACCCGGCGGACATCCCCGGCATGCTGGCCATCGTCCGCGCGCCGGAAGCGCCGCTGAACCTCAAGCTGATCGCCGGTCACCGGGTGAATCGCCGCGACACCGCCAGCAAGCGCTGGGCCTCGCGCTTCGCCAACCGCCTGCGCGGCTACCTGCTCAAGGACAACACGCCGGACACCGGTTGCGGGCTCAAGATGATCGAGCGCGAAGCCTTCCTCCAGCTCCCCTACTTCGACCACATGCACCGCTTCATCCCCGCGCTGATCCAGCGCCACCAGGGCGGCATGCTGGTACACCCGGTCAACCACCGCCCGCGCGGCGCCGGCATCTCCAAGTACGGCAACCTGGACCGCGCACTGGTGGGCATCCTCGACCTCTTCGGGGTCTGGTGGCTGATCCGCCGCACCCGCTTCAACACCACCCCCCGCGAACTGGAGGGTTGA
- a CDS encoding HAMP domain-containing sensor histidine kinase, translated as MLGKQPLERRIIIAFVLMTLIVSGTFSLGIVAIVHFIEEHLVSDELGHELEIAINEELQHDQPARIDANTRFFSDHAGHDDVPPRFRHLPEGFSEVVSGDDAYYVFKRSHSGHDDVIVQEQREFEARERVLFDVVLAGFLFSVLGAWGLGRLLAHKVMAPVRRLAQQVRHRDQLLPMAPKLAPDYPDDEIGHLAASFDETLGQLRHSLERERLFTSDVSHELRTPLMVIGSSCELLQNAPHLSPAERAQVARIARASAEMCDLVQTFLHLARADEGDVSISEKIALPDLAAEQYRQWAPQFQTKGLAFELRDEGPAQGRYAAPQLRTVMSNLLRNALHYTEHGEVKLILGAEGFRVEDSGLGIPQEETELIFHSFVRGQRARGEGLGLGLSLVRRICHQQGWDVRVESGAESGSCFSVTLGDGD; from the coding sequence ATGCTAGGGAAGCAGCCGCTGGAACGGCGGATCATCATCGCGTTCGTCCTGATGACCCTGATCGTCAGCGGCACCTTTTCCCTGGGCATCGTCGCCATCGTGCACTTCATCGAGGAGCACCTGGTGTCGGATGAGCTCGGTCATGAGCTGGAAATCGCCATCAACGAAGAGCTCCAGCATGACCAGCCGGCACGGATCGACGCCAATACCCGTTTCTTCAGCGACCACGCCGGCCACGACGACGTGCCGCCCCGCTTTCGCCATCTGCCCGAAGGCTTCTCCGAAGTCGTAAGCGGCGACGACGCCTACTACGTGTTCAAACGCAGCCACAGCGGCCACGACGACGTGATCGTGCAGGAGCAGCGGGAGTTCGAAGCCCGGGAACGGGTGCTGTTCGACGTGGTGCTGGCCGGCTTTCTGTTCAGCGTGCTGGGCGCCTGGGGTCTGGGTCGGCTGCTGGCCCACAAGGTCATGGCACCGGTCCGTCGCTTGGCGCAGCAGGTCCGCCACCGCGACCAGTTGCTGCCCATGGCGCCGAAGCTCGCCCCGGACTATCCCGACGACGAGATCGGTCACCTGGCCGCCTCGTTCGACGAGACCCTCGGCCAGCTGCGCCATTCCCTGGAGCGCGAGCGGCTGTTCACCAGCGACGTCAGCCATGAGCTGCGCACGCCGCTGATGGTGATCGGCAGTTCCTGCGAGTTGCTTCAGAACGCCCCGCACCTGAGCCCCGCGGAGCGTGCCCAGGTGGCGCGCATCGCACGGGCCAGCGCCGAGATGTGCGATCTGGTCCAGACCTTCCTGCATCTGGCGCGGGCTGACGAGGGCGATGTTTCCATTTCAGAAAAGATCGCTCTCCCGGACCTCGCCGCCGAGCAGTACCGGCAGTGGGCGCCGCAGTTCCAGACCAAGGGGCTGGCCTTCGAGTTGCGGGATGAAGGCCCGGCGCAAGGCCGCTACGCGGCACCGCAACTGCGCACCGTGATGTCCAACCTCCTGCGCAATGCCTTGCACTACACCGAGCACGGCGAGGTGAAACTGATCCTGGGAGCCGAGGGTTTCCGTGTCGAAGACAGCGGCCTGGGTATCCCTCAGGAGGAAACGGAGCTGATCTTCCACAGCTTCGTCCGGGGCCAGCGGGCGCGGGGCGAAGGCCTCGGGCTGGGGCTATCCTTGGTCAGGCGCATTTGTCACCAGCAGGGCTGGGACGTGCGGGTGGAATCCGGTGCGGAGTCGGGCAGTTGCTTCTCGGTGACCCTGGGCGACGGCGATTGA
- a CDS encoding NAD-dependent epimerase, which translates to MKILVTGAAGFIGFHTTRRLCEAGHEVVGVDNLNDYYSVELKLARLERLQSLPGFSFLKLDIANREAMATLFREHRFERVIHLAAQAGVRYSLDNPHAYADSNLTGFVNILEGCRHGDVKHLVYASSSSVYGMNSKVPFSTEDAVDSPVSLYAATKRANELMAHTYAHLYGIPVTGLRFFTVYGPWGRPDMAPFKFTKAILEGQPIDIYNGGDMSRDFTYVDDVVEGIVRIQDCPAPYADESDEVRNGPPARLFNIGLGSPVRLLDFVGCIEAATGVQAIKQMKPMQPGDVPQTWADASALAHRTGFRPATPLAEGVAHFVDWYRSFYGV; encoded by the coding sequence ATGAAGATCCTGGTCACCGGCGCCGCCGGTTTCATCGGCTTCCATACGACCCGGCGCCTGTGCGAGGCCGGCCATGAAGTCGTCGGCGTCGACAATCTCAACGACTACTACAGCGTCGAGCTCAAGCTCGCCCGCCTGGAACGGCTGCAGAGCCTTCCCGGCTTCAGCTTCCTCAAGCTGGATATCGCCAACCGCGAGGCCATGGCCACGCTGTTCCGGGAGCACCGCTTCGAGCGCGTCATCCACCTCGCGGCGCAGGCCGGGGTGCGCTACTCCCTGGACAACCCCCACGCTTACGCCGATTCCAACCTGACGGGCTTCGTCAACATCCTGGAAGGCTGCCGCCACGGCGACGTCAAGCATCTGGTGTACGCCTCCAGCAGCTCCGTCTACGGCATGAACAGCAAGGTACCCTTCTCCACCGAAGACGCCGTGGACAGCCCGGTCTCGCTCTATGCCGCCACCAAGCGCGCCAACGAGCTGATGGCCCATACCTACGCGCACCTCTACGGCATTCCCGTCACCGGCCTGCGGTTCTTCACGGTCTACGGCCCCTGGGGACGCCCGGACATGGCGCCGTTCAAGTTCACCAAGGCGATCCTGGAAGGCCAACCCATCGACATCTACAACGGTGGCGACATGTCGCGGGACTTCACCTACGTCGATGACGTGGTGGAAGGCATCGTCCGCATCCAGGACTGCCCGGCACCCTATGCCGACGAATCGGACGAGGTCAGGAACGGCCCGCCGGCCCGCCTGTTCAATATCGGCCTCGGCTCGCCGGTCCGACTCCTCGACTTCGTCGGCTGCATCGAGGCGGCCACAGGCGTCCAGGCCATCAAGCAGATGAAGCCCATGCAACCCGGCGACGTGCCGCAGACCTGGGCCGATGCGAGCGCCCTCGCCCATCGGACCGGGTTCCGTCCCGCCACTCCGCTGGCGGAAGGCGTCGCACATTTCGTCGACTGGTACCGGTCGTTCTACGGAGTGTGA
- a CDS encoding UDP-glucose/GDP-mannose dehydrogenase family protein, which translates to MKITIFGTGYVGLVQAACLAEVGHTVCCVDIDANRIELLNQGHSPIYEPGLEPLLHSNLAAGRLRFTTDAAEGVAFASVIFIAVGTPPDEDGSADMKYVFAVAESIAGFAQEGKLVINKSTSPVGTAQRIKARMDEVLAGQGRALDMRVVSNPEFLKEGSAVEDCMRPERIIIGVDGDQDIDLFRELYKPFSRNHEKLIVMDSRSAELTKYAANSMLATKISFINEMANLAERLGADIEMVRKGIGSDSRIGYDFIYAGCGYGGSCFPKDIQALQRTALEVGYRPQLLEAVEAVNHRQKHKVFENISRHYNGDLSGKTFALWGLAFKPNTDDMREAPSRVLLEALWAAGAQVRAYDPEAMHEARRIYGERSDLLLVDSKEAALEGADALVILTEWLNFRVADFSLIRDQLADQVVFDGRNIFEPAHLVRAGLAYYPIGRNAVGVKL; encoded by the coding sequence ATGAAGATCACCATTTTTGGTACCGGTTACGTCGGTCTGGTCCAGGCTGCATGCCTGGCGGAAGTCGGCCACACAGTCTGCTGCGTCGATATCGATGCCAACCGCATCGAACTCCTCAATCAGGGCCACTCGCCCATCTACGAACCCGGTCTTGAGCCCCTGTTGCACAGCAACCTCGCTGCCGGCCGCCTGCGCTTCACCACGGACGCCGCCGAAGGCGTGGCCTTCGCCAGCGTCATCTTCATCGCCGTGGGTACGCCGCCGGATGAGGATGGCAGCGCGGACATGAAGTACGTGTTCGCCGTAGCGGAATCCATCGCCGGGTTTGCCCAAGAGGGCAAGCTGGTGATCAACAAGTCCACCTCCCCCGTAGGCACCGCCCAGCGCATCAAGGCGCGCATGGACGAGGTGCTGGCCGGCCAAGGCCGTGCCCTGGACATGCGGGTGGTGTCCAACCCCGAGTTCCTCAAGGAAGGTTCGGCGGTAGAAGATTGCATGCGCCCCGAGCGCATCATCATCGGCGTGGACGGCGACCAGGACATCGACCTCTTCCGCGAGCTCTACAAGCCCTTCAGCCGCAACCATGAAAAGCTGATCGTCATGGACAGCCGCAGCGCCGAGCTGACCAAGTACGCAGCCAACAGCATGCTGGCGACCAAGATTTCCTTCATCAACGAGATGGCCAACCTGGCCGAACGCCTCGGCGCGGATATCGAGATGGTGCGCAAGGGCATCGGCTCCGACTCGCGCATCGGCTACGACTTCATCTACGCCGGCTGCGGCTACGGCGGTTCCTGTTTCCCCAAGGACATCCAGGCACTGCAACGCACCGCGCTCGAGGTGGGCTATCGCCCGCAGTTGCTGGAAGCGGTGGAAGCGGTCAACCACCGGCAGAAGCACAAGGTCTTCGAGAACATCAGCCGCCACTACAACGGCGACCTCAGCGGCAAGACCTTCGCCCTCTGGGGCCTGGCCTTCAAACCCAATACCGACGACATGCGCGAAGCGCCCAGCCGCGTGCTGCTGGAAGCCCTCTGGGCCGCTGGTGCGCAGGTCCGCGCCTACGACCCCGAAGCCATGCACGAAGCCCGGCGCATCTACGGCGAACGTAGCGACCTGCTGCTGGTCGACTCCAAGGAGGCGGCCCTGGAAGGCGCCGATGCCCTGGTGATCCTCACCGAGTGGCTCAACTTCCGCGTTGCCGACTTCAGCCTGATCCGCGACCAGCTCGCCGACCAGGTCGTCTTCGACGGCCGCAATATCTTCGAGCCGGCGCATCTCGTCCGCGCAGGCCTGGCCTACTACCCCATCGGGCGCAACGCTGTCGGGGTGAAGCTGTAA